The Erpetoichthys calabaricus chromosome 5, fErpCal1.3, whole genome shotgun sequence genome has a segment encoding these proteins:
- the LOC114643671 gene encoding gastrula zinc finger protein XlCGF26.1-like → MEPSLLCVKEEGCEWSAVRLTPGGLYVKVEDSEEHISAFEENARSALKREDYEQVPISLDALSQTVDFFKEDAPVQNVLISQASPGWRAEVTSLGSADGEEFCPPRDFGELPEFEGEFAEGSHRRKGLKRRQSSTTWCETSLHDQDSVYSSEFDGTTLQCSPDEQKHNETMKRFEAKSFPLGSLSVVKITDSVSIHGEMPNTTPVTLYICQECGRGFKTKSNCKKHQSIHLGEKPFCCSECGKRFSRISNLQRHTKVHTGEKPHCCSECGKQFSRISHLQSHARIHTGEKPHCCPECGKRFSRLSHLQGHLRIHTGEKPYCCTECGKRFSEMSNLKSHSRTHTGEKPYGCSECGKQFSGLRNLKNHTRIHTGEKPYCCSECDKRFSRISNLQSHRRIHTGEKPHRCGECGKRFSEISSLQRHTSVHTGEKPHCCSECGKKFSRISHLQRHTRIHTGEKPHFCSQCGKQFSELSSLRLHMRIHSGEDPHQCAECGKQFSQLRYLQRHRQVHTGEKPHFCPECGKRFSQTSHLKRHTQIHTGEKPHFCFECGKRFSQVSHLRRHTQIHLGEKPYCCSQCGKQFSQMSSLEKHKMLHLRKVVGFMES, encoded by the exons ATGGAGCCAAGCTTGCTTTGCGTCAAGGAAGAGGGCTGTGAGTGGAGTGCAGTCCGTTTGACGCCAGGGGGTCTCTATGTGAAGGTGGAGGACAGTGAAGAGCACATCTCTGCCTTTGAAGAGAATGCACGGAGTGCCCTGAAACGAGAGGATTATGAGCAGGTCCCCATCAGCCTGGATGCCCTGAGCCAAACGGTGGACTTTTTCAAGGAAGATGCGCCCGTGCAGAATGTTTTAATTTCCCAAGCGTCTCCGGGATGGCGGGCAGAGGTGACGTCTTTGGGGTCGGCTGACGGGGAAGAGTTTTGTCCCCCGCGTGATTTTGGTGAACTACCAGAATTTGAGGGTGAATTCGCAGAAGGATCACACCGTCGAAAGGGACTGAAAAGGAGGCAGTCATCTACAACCTGGTGTGAGACAT CTTTACACGATCAGGACAGCGTCTACTCATCTGAGTTTGATGGAACTACCCTTCAGTGCTCCCCTGACGAGCAGAAACACAATGAAACTATGAAGAGATTTGAAGCGAAGAGTTTTCCACTTGGCTCTCTGTCTGTTGTTAAAATAACCGACTCTGTCAGTATTCACGGAGAGATGCCCAATACAACTCCAGTAACTTTGTACATATGCCAGGAGTGTGGCAGAGGCTTTAAAACCAAATCTAATTGTAAAAAGCATCAGAGCATTCATTTGGGAGAGAAGCcgttttgctgttctgaatgtgggaaaagatTCTCGCGAATAAGTAATCTGCAAAGGCATACAaaagttcacactggagaaaagcctcactgctgctctgaatgtggcaaacagttctctCGAATCAGCCATCTTCAGAGTCACGCAAGAATACATACAGGAGAAAAACCCCATtgttgtcctgaatgtggcaagcgattctCACGATTAAGTCATCTTCAGGGTCACTTGAGAATTCACACCGGGGAGAAGCCTTATTGCTGCActgaatgtgggaaacgattCTCTGAAATGAGTAATCTTAAGAGCCATTCAAGAactcacacaggagaaaagccatatggctgttctgaatgtggaaaacagttTTCAGGACTGAGAAATCTTAAGAACcatacaagaattcacactggagaaaaaccttactgttgttctgaatgtgacaaacGGTTTTCACGAATAAGTAATCTTCAGAGCCACAggagaattcacacaggagagaaacctCATCgctgtggtgagtgtggcaaacGGTTCTCAGAAATCAGTAGCCTTCAGAGACACACGAGTGTccatactggagaaaaacctcattgctgttctgaatgtggcaaaaaattCTCACGCATAAGCCATCTCCAAAGACACACAAggatccacactggagaaaaacctcatttcTGTTCACAgtgtggaaaacaattctctgAATTAAGCAGTCTCCGGCTTCACATGAGAATTCACTCAGGAGAGGATCCGCATCAGTGTGCCGAATGCGGCAAACAGTTCTCACAACTGCGTTACCTTCAGAGACACCGACAAgttcacactggggagaagccacATTTCTGTCCAGAGTGTGGCAAAAGATTCTCCCAAACCAGCCATCTTAAAAGACACACgcagattcacactggagaaaagccacactTTTGTTTTGAGTGTGGCAAGCGATTCTCACAAGTAAGCCATCTGCGAAGGCACACTCAGATTCATTTGGGCGAGAAACCCTACTGCTGCTCTcagtgtggcaaacaattctcacaaATGAGCAGTCTGGAGAAACACAAGATGTTGCACTTAAGGAAAGTTGTGGGATTTATGGAGTCATAA